A single region of the Zootoca vivipara chromosome 2, rZooViv1.1, whole genome shotgun sequence genome encodes:
- the LOC118078794 gene encoding zinc finger protein 501-like isoform X2 yields the protein MLKEAGPANLARMEGGRWTVDLVRLSPTTFKCSLPGPSERSGDVEWMLAEGEQSEVSPKGSKEEEEQRKLGAQDGGSRQEGRQKQKPEGDSAQGGDNQIHREEKKHECTVCGKKLGSRSTLTLHHRVHTGEKPYTCSECGKNFTQRVTLISHQIIHTGEKPYTCSECGKSFSQRSGLTSHQQTHTGDKPCKCLECGKSFSRSNSLILHQRTHTGEKPYKCSVCGKSFSHTGSLTKHQRTHTGEKPYTCSECGKNFTQRGTLTSHQRSHTGEKPYTCSECGMSFSQSSHHKSHQRIHTGEKPHTCSECGKSFTRSNALTRHQQTHRGSKPYQCWECGKSFRRSDTLSSHQRIHIGEKRYTCLECGKSFSHSCSLTLHQRLHTGEKPYKCLECGKSFCRGSQLTLHQRTHTGEKPYTCSECGKSFSRSNSLTLHQRLHTGEKPYKCLECGKSFSCGGSLKSHQRTHTGEKPYTCLECGKRFRFSNSLAIHRRTHTGRKS from the exons ATGTTGAAAGAGGCTGgtcctgcaaacctagcaaggatggaagggggaagatggacggttgacctggtcaggctgtCTCCTACCACCTTCAAATGTTCCCTCCCAGGACCctcagagagatctg GAGATGTTGAATGGATGCTGGCAGAAGGAGAACAATCAGAAGTGTCACCAAAAGGatccaaagaggaggaggagcagcggaAGTTGGGGGCACAAGATGGAGGCAGCAGGCAAGAGGGGAGACAAAAGCAGAAGCCGGAGGGTGACTCTGCTCAGGGTGGTGACAATCAAATtcacagagaggagaaaaagcatGAATGCACCGTGTGTGGAAAGAAATTGGGTAGTCGCTCAACTCTTACCTTACATCATAGAgtacacacaggggagaaaccgtatacatgttccgagtgtggaaagaacttcactcAAAGAGTTACGCTAATCTcgcatcaaataattcatacaggggagaaaccgtatacatgttcagagtgtggaaagagcttcagtcagcgtAGCGGCCTTACATCGCATCaacaaactcatacaggggaCAAACCTtgtaaatgtttggagtgtggaaagagtttcagtcggaGTAATTCCCTTATTttgcatcaaagaactcatacaggagagaaaccgtataaatgttcagtgtgtggaaagagcttcagtcacactGGTAGCCTTACCaagcatcaaagaactcatacaggggagaaaccatatacatgttcagagtgtggaaagaacttcactcAAAGAGGTACCCTAACCTCGCATCAAAGATcgcatacaggggagaaaccgtatacatgttcagagtgtggaatgagcttcagtcagagtagcCACCATAAGTCACACCAAcggattcatacaggggagaaaccgcaTACATGTtccgagtgtggaaagagcttcactcgcaGCAATGCACTTACTAGACACCAACAAACTCATCGAGGCAGCAAACCTTATCAATGCTGGGAATGTGGCAAGAGCTTCCGTCGCTCTGACACCCTTTCctcgcatcaaagaattcatatcgGGGAGAAACGATAtacatgtttggagtgtggaaagagcttcagccacagTTGCAGCCTTACCTTGCATCAAAGActgcacacaggagagaaaccttataaatgcttggagtgtggcaaGAGCTTCTGTCGCGGTAGCCAACTCACAttgcatcaaagaactcatacaggagagaaaccgtatacatgttcggagtgtggaaagagcttcagccgcAGTAACTCCCTTACCTTGCATCAAAGAttgcacacaggagagaaaccgtataaatgtttggagtgtggaaaaagcttcagttgtGGTGGCTCCCTTAAGtcgcatcaaagaactcatacaggagagaaaccgtatacatgtttggagtgtggaaaaagatTCCGTTTCAGTAATAGCCTTGCTATACAccgaagaactcatacagggagGAAATCTTAG
- the LOC132591350 gene encoding general transcription factor II-I repeat domain-containing protein 2-like has translation MSCKRKVDSECRVFNEQWTYDYFFTQYKERGVCLICHDTVSVFKQFNIQRHYNNHHKDRYSSLTGQLRKDEIARLKTALTAQQNVFVKRKQENISSLRASFQISRLIARNGKPFVEGEFVKECILTASKEMCPEKTDLFSTLSLSGSTVTRRIEEMGGNLHELLQNSSEKLRYFSLALDESTDIHDSAQLLIFIRGTNEKFEFTEELAALQSIKGTTTGEDIFAKVQQTIHDLKLDSAKLASITTDGAPSMVGRTRGVVARINQEMDRHNQPHPIAIHCLIHQQVLCCKRSLKLDAVMKTVVSCVNFIRAHALNHRQFQEFLSELNVEHEDLPYHTEVRWLSRGRVLKRFYELLPQVYDFMLMKDREVPELQDDEWKWLLAFLTDITELLNSFNIQLQGKGKLIGEMFAHVKAFQGKLDLIVRHVKEKNFCHLRTTQNRSLGNPTVPFPKEACVDLLESLQKEFQTRFKELHIHEKDIHLFRNPFCVDIDTADPIHQMELIELQIVTL, from the coding sequence ATGTCATGTAAAAGAAAAGTGGACTCCGAGTGCAGAGTTTTCAACGAACAGTGGACATACGACTACTTTTTCACCCAATACAAAGAAAGAGGCGTTTGTCTTATTTGCCACGACACGGTGTCTGTCTTCAAGCAATTCAATATCCAACGACACTACAATAATCACCACAAGGATAGATATTCTTCTTTGACAGGACAATTAAGAAAAGATGAAATAGCAAGACTGAAAACTGCCTTGACAGCTCAACAAAATGTGTTTGTGAAGCGGAAGCAGGAGAACATTTCGTCTTTGCGAGCAAGTTTTCAGATTTCCAGGCTTATAGCCCGCAATGGAAAACCCTTTGTAGAGGGAGAATTTGTTAAAGAATGTATTCTTACAGCTTCCAAAGAGATGTGTCCGGAGAAGACTGACTTGTTTTCCACATTGAGTCTTTCTGGAAGCACAGTGACTCGTAGGATtgaagaaatggggggaaatttgcatgAACTTTTGCAAAATTCCTCAGAAAAGCTTCGTTACTTCTCGCTGGCACTGGACGAAAGCACAGATATCCATGATTCTGCGCAACTCCTAATTTTCATCCGTGGAACAAATGAAAAGTTTGAATTCACAGAAGAGCTTGCTGCACTGCAAAGCATCAAGGGAACAACGACTGGAGAGGATATCTTTGCAAAAGTTCAGCAAACTATCCATGATTTGAAGTTGGACTCGGCTAAACTTGCCAGTATCACAACAGATGGTGCTCCTAGCATGGTGGGGCGTACAAGAGGAGTGGTTGCACGCATCAACCAAGAGATGGACAGACACAATCAGCCACATCCAATAGCAATACACTGCCTTATCCACCAACAAGTGCTGTGTTGCAAAAGATCGCTGAAGTTGGACGCAGTCATGAAAACTGTGGTGTCTTGTGTGAACTTCATTAGAGCTCAtgcacttaaccacaggcagttTCAAGAATTTCTGTCAGAGTTAAATGTTGAGCATGAAGATCTACCATACCACACAGAGGTCCGTTGGCTGAGTCGAGGAAGAGTTTTAAAACGTTTCTATGAATTACTTCCTCAAGTTTATGATTTTATGCTGATGAAAGACAGAGAAGTGCCAGAGCTCCAAGATGATGaatggaaatggctgcttgcctttctgactgacatAACCGAGCTACTGAACAGTTTCAATATTCAATTGCAAGGAAAGGGGAAGCtcattggtgaaatgtttgcACATGTGAAAGCGTTCCAAGGGAAATTAGACTTAATCGTTAGACAtgtgaaggagaaaaacttttgcCATCTCCGCACAACTCAAAACCGGTCATTGGGAAATCCAACAGTTCCATTCCCAAAAGAAGCATGTGTGGATTTACTGGAGAGTCTGCAAAAGGAGTTCCAAACAAGATTTAAGGAGCTTCACATCCATGAAAAGGACATACATCTTTTCCGAAACCCTTTTTGTGTGGACATTGACACTGCAGATCCCATTCACCAAATGGAATTGATTGAACTGCAAATTGTGACGCTTTGA
- the LOC118078794 gene encoding zinc finger protein 501-like isoform X1, whose translation MFPPRTLREICSFCKSSSGQKRLKKKGGTSNFNTLERPLPLCGARLALWHTPSWETEGDVEWMLAEGEQSEVSPKGSKEEEEQRKLGAQDGGSRQEGRQKQKPEGDSAQGGDNQIHREEKKHECTVCGKKLGSRSTLTLHHRVHTGEKPYTCSECGKNFTQRVTLISHQIIHTGEKPYTCSECGKSFSQRSGLTSHQQTHTGDKPCKCLECGKSFSRSNSLILHQRTHTGEKPYKCSVCGKSFSHTGSLTKHQRTHTGEKPYTCSECGKNFTQRGTLTSHQRSHTGEKPYTCSECGMSFSQSSHHKSHQRIHTGEKPHTCSECGKSFTRSNALTRHQQTHRGSKPYQCWECGKSFRRSDTLSSHQRIHIGEKRYTCLECGKSFSHSCSLTLHQRLHTGEKPYKCLECGKSFCRGSQLTLHQRTHTGEKPYTCSECGKSFSRSNSLTLHQRLHTGEKPYKCLECGKSFSCGGSLKSHQRTHTGEKPYTCLECGKRFRFSNSLAIHRRTHTGRKS comes from the exons ATGTTCCCTCCCAGGACCctcagagagatctg CAGTTTCTGCAAGAGCAGTTCTGGGCAgaagaggttaaaaaaaaaaggaggaacaaGCAACTTCAATACTCTTGAGCGCCCTCTCCCACTTTGTGGAGCCCGACTGGCCCTCTGGCATACTCCAAGCTGGGAGACTGAAG GAGATGTTGAATGGATGCTGGCAGAAGGAGAACAATCAGAAGTGTCACCAAAAGGatccaaagaggaggaggagcagcggaAGTTGGGGGCACAAGATGGAGGCAGCAGGCAAGAGGGGAGACAAAAGCAGAAGCCGGAGGGTGACTCTGCTCAGGGTGGTGACAATCAAATtcacagagaggagaaaaagcatGAATGCACCGTGTGTGGAAAGAAATTGGGTAGTCGCTCAACTCTTACCTTACATCATAGAgtacacacaggggagaaaccgtatacatgttccgagtgtggaaagaacttcactcAAAGAGTTACGCTAATCTcgcatcaaataattcatacaggggagaaaccgtatacatgttcagagtgtggaaagagcttcagtcagcgtAGCGGCCTTACATCGCATCaacaaactcatacaggggaCAAACCTtgtaaatgtttggagtgtggaaagagtttcagtcggaGTAATTCCCTTATTttgcatcaaagaactcatacaggagagaaaccgtataaatgttcagtgtgtggaaagagcttcagtcacactGGTAGCCTTACCaagcatcaaagaactcatacaggggagaaaccatatacatgttcagagtgtggaaagaacttcactcAAAGAGGTACCCTAACCTCGCATCAAAGATcgcatacaggggagaaaccgtatacatgttcagagtgtggaatgagcttcagtcagagtagcCACCATAAGTCACACCAAcggattcatacaggggagaaaccgcaTACATGTtccgagtgtggaaagagcttcactcgcaGCAATGCACTTACTAGACACCAACAAACTCATCGAGGCAGCAAACCTTATCAATGCTGGGAATGTGGCAAGAGCTTCCGTCGCTCTGACACCCTTTCctcgcatcaaagaattcatatcgGGGAGAAACGATAtacatgtttggagtgtggaaagagcttcagccacagTTGCAGCCTTACCTTGCATCAAAGActgcacacaggagagaaaccttataaatgcttggagtgtggcaaGAGCTTCTGTCGCGGTAGCCAACTCACAttgcatcaaagaactcatacaggagagaaaccgtatacatgttcggagtgtggaaagagcttcagccgcAGTAACTCCCTTACCTTGCATCAAAGAttgcacacaggagagaaaccgtataaatgtttggagtgtggaaaaagcttcagttgtGGTGGCTCCCTTAAGtcgcatcaaagaactcatacaggagagaaaccgtatacatgtttggagtgtggaaaaagatTCCGTTTCAGTAATAGCCTTGCTATACAccgaagaactcatacagggagGAAATCTTAG
- the LOC118078794 gene encoding zinc finger protein 501-like isoform X3 — MLAEGEQSEVSPKGSKEEEEQRKLGAQDGGSRQEGRQKQKPEGDSAQGGDNQIHREEKKHECTVCGKKLGSRSTLTLHHRVHTGEKPYTCSECGKNFTQRVTLISHQIIHTGEKPYTCSECGKSFSQRSGLTSHQQTHTGDKPCKCLECGKSFSRSNSLILHQRTHTGEKPYKCSVCGKSFSHTGSLTKHQRTHTGEKPYTCSECGKNFTQRGTLTSHQRSHTGEKPYTCSECGMSFSQSSHHKSHQRIHTGEKPHTCSECGKSFTRSNALTRHQQTHRGSKPYQCWECGKSFRRSDTLSSHQRIHIGEKRYTCLECGKSFSHSCSLTLHQRLHTGEKPYKCLECGKSFCRGSQLTLHQRTHTGEKPYTCSECGKSFSRSNSLTLHQRLHTGEKPYKCLECGKSFSCGGSLKSHQRTHTGEKPYTCLECGKRFRFSNSLAIHRRTHTGRKS, encoded by the coding sequence ATGCTGGCAGAAGGAGAACAATCAGAAGTGTCACCAAAAGGatccaaagaggaggaggagcagcggaAGTTGGGGGCACAAGATGGAGGCAGCAGGCAAGAGGGGAGACAAAAGCAGAAGCCGGAGGGTGACTCTGCTCAGGGTGGTGACAATCAAATtcacagagaggagaaaaagcatGAATGCACCGTGTGTGGAAAGAAATTGGGTAGTCGCTCAACTCTTACCTTACATCATAGAgtacacacaggggagaaaccgtatacatgttccgagtgtggaaagaacttcactcAAAGAGTTACGCTAATCTcgcatcaaataattcatacaggggagaaaccgtatacatgttcagagtgtggaaagagcttcagtcagcgtAGCGGCCTTACATCGCATCaacaaactcatacaggggaCAAACCTtgtaaatgtttggagtgtggaaagagtttcagtcggaGTAATTCCCTTATTttgcatcaaagaactcatacaggagagaaaccgtataaatgttcagtgtgtggaaagagcttcagtcacactGGTAGCCTTACCaagcatcaaagaactcatacaggggagaaaccatatacatgttcagagtgtggaaagaacttcactcAAAGAGGTACCCTAACCTCGCATCAAAGATcgcatacaggggagaaaccgtatacatgttcagagtgtggaatgagcttcagtcagagtagcCACCATAAGTCACACCAAcggattcatacaggggagaaaccgcaTACATGTtccgagtgtggaaagagcttcactcgcaGCAATGCACTTACTAGACACCAACAAACTCATCGAGGCAGCAAACCTTATCAATGCTGGGAATGTGGCAAGAGCTTCCGTCGCTCTGACACCCTTTCctcgcatcaaagaattcatatcgGGGAGAAACGATAtacatgtttggagtgtggaaagagcttcagccacagTTGCAGCCTTACCTTGCATCAAAGActgcacacaggagagaaaccttataaatgcttggagtgtggcaaGAGCTTCTGTCGCGGTAGCCAACTCACAttgcatcaaagaactcatacaggagagaaaccgtatacatgttcggagtgtggaaagagcttcagccgcAGTAACTCCCTTACCTTGCATCAAAGAttgcacacaggagagaaaccgtataaatgtttggagtgtggaaaaagcttcagttgtGGTGGCTCCCTTAAGtcgcatcaaagaactcatacaggagagaaaccgtatacatgtttggagtgtggaaaaagatTCCGTTTCAGTAATAGCCTTGCTATACAccgaagaactcatacagggagGAAATCTTAG